Below is a genomic region from Rhodococcus sp. WMMA185.
ATCCACGAGATCGGTGACGATGCGCTGCGCTGCGCGTTCGGTGATGCCTACTCTTTCGGCGAGGTCGCGGTGCCGAATCCCGGGATCGTGAGCGACGCACAGCAAGACATGTGCGTGATTGGTCAGAAAGGTCCACGACGCCATCACCGCAGGCTACAACACTCATTCAAGAATCATTATTGACGAAATATAATTCGGTATTTATTATTCGTGATATACGAAATCGAGTGAGGTCCCTCGGAGGCGCAGAAGATCATGCGAGTTCACGACGTGATGCAGCGGCCAGTGACCACCGTGCTGCAGTCCAGTGGCGCCCGGCAGGCGGCTGTCTTGCTCGCCGAACACGGTTGGGCGGCGCTACCGGTGACCGATGGTGACGGTCACCTCGTAGGAATGCTGACCAGTGGCGACCTACTCCGTGCGGGGACTCCCTCGCCGCCCGACATCACAGTCGGTGCCGCGATGACCTCCCCAGCGGTGGCGATCGCAACGTACCAAGACCTCGCCGAGGCCACGAAAATTCTTCTCCAACACGGTTTGCGGAGTTTGCCCGTGGTTGATGACGACGGGCAGGTAACCGGAATCCTCAGCCGCGGCGACCTGATTCGGCTGATGCTCAAGCCCGACGAAGCGATCGCCGTAAGCGCTCAAACACGCCTCGACGATTACACCGGCACGCGTCGCTGGCACGTGAGTGTCTCCGAGGGAAGCGTCACCGTCGCAGGTTCCTTCGTCGACGACTCTGAACGGCGCATCGCCATCGCCCTCGCCAACACCGTTCCGGGCGCACGCTCGGTAACCACTGCCGGTCACCCGCCAGGTATCGAGCAGCGAGAGCGACTCAGGAGGCCACCTTGAGTGGGTTACGCCTCGACCAGCGGGCGCACCGTGTGCCCTGCCAACTCCACGATCCCGGGTTGGTGGCCGTTGGCGAGAAGGTTGAGGACGATGCCATCTATACCCTTGTCGAGAACACGGGTCTCGAGCTGTTCGGCCACTTCGTCGGGTGCGCCGCAGAACATCCTGTCGGTGGCCGCGGCGCGTTCG
It encodes:
- a CDS encoding helix-turn-helix transcriptional regulator: MASWTFLTNHAHVLLCVAHDPGIRHRDLAERVGITERAAQRIVTDLVDAGYLKREKVGRRNRYQLDPTLPLRHPLERDHAIGEILAVLQDKPGEE
- a CDS encoding CBS domain-containing protein, which translates into the protein MRVHDVMQRPVTTVLQSSGARQAAVLLAEHGWAALPVTDGDGHLVGMLTSGDLLRAGTPSPPDITVGAAMTSPAVAIATYQDLAEATKILLQHGLRSLPVVDDDGQVTGILSRGDLIRLMLKPDEAIAVSAQTRLDDYTGTRRWHVSVSEGSVTVAGSFVDDSERRIAIALANTVPGARSVTTAGHPPGIEQRERLRRPP